Proteins encoded in a region of the Podospora pseudopauciseta strain CBS 411.78 chromosome 6, whole genome shotgun sequence genome:
- a CDS encoding hypothetical protein (COG:S; EggNog:ENOG503P5V6) yields the protein MDDTLDKTTLSTIELLEARLLRIEHILYGPTTASAQPPSESASTSLAELEQRFSLLLRHMRVYAEILKIYKYQPSFFQPPPSNPNAPSENTPPVDLSPEAVRATVLSYASQFPSTASALTAVTSDTPIPDAKLSAELASLLPKMKGIQATQMAQEAEIAELRARSERVVKAWYEGGVLRYGRFVANHEGRLEKVERGLRRIEKEREEPPL from the exons ATGGACGACACGCTGGACAAGACAACGCTGTCGACGATTGAGCTGCTCGAAGCTCGTCTGTTGCGCATTGAGCACATTCTCTACGGCCCCACGACAGCTTCAGCCCAACCACCATCCGAGTCAGCTTCCACGTCTCTGGCTGAGCTCGAACAGCGGTTTTCTCTCCTGCTTCGACACATGCGTGTTTACGCCGAGATCCTCAAGATCT ACAAATACCAGCCCTCTTtcttccaaccaccaccgtccaATCCCAATGCTCCTTCAGAAAACACACCACCGGTCGATCTATCCCCGGAAGCGGTTCGAGCGACTGTGCTATCGTATGCATCTCAGTTCCCGTCAACAGCGTCAGCCCTGACTGCAGTGACATCCGACACGCCCATCCCCGACGCGAAACTGAGTGCCGAGCTGGCCTCCTTACTGCCCAAGATGAAGGGTATTCAAGCAACACAGATGGCGCAGGAGGCTGAGATCGCTGAGCTGCGGGCAAGGAGCGAACGAGTAGTCAAGGCATGGTATGAAGGGGGCGTTTTGAGGTACGGCCGCTTCGTGGCTAATCACGAGGGGAGATTGGAAAAGGTGGAAAGAGGTCTGCGGAGGATCGAGAAGGAACGGGAGGAACCGCCGCTTTGA
- the SHO1 gene encoding Transmembrane osmosensor (EggNog:ENOG503NYIA; COG:U), whose protein sequence is MPNYGSLHSPSLRKMEQSRIQYGRKRLSLGNIIGDPFALATISIAFLAWIISFFGSLFAHINQPPNTSGVNNSFPLYTWWAVVFYFFLVVGVFIVVASDSVQTYHVAIVGYLGCGLVLSTSAVHGLIYSNIGSREAAAAGMILLAMVTIVWIFYFGSAPSAVPRAYIDSFALAKESSTNRQTMNTGYGIGRPETSTSVQPPQMYTAQLNGLENPSPVGGMQSSGMRNSAVPPPFQSTLGQKSNGLPGSSDGDIAPPTEYPYRAKAIYSYEANPEDANEISFQKHEILEVSDVSGRWWQARKENGDTGIAPSNYLILL, encoded by the exons ATGCCCAACTACGGCTCACTACACTCGCCATCGCTCAGGAAAATGGAACAGTCCAGAATTCAGTACGGGCGGAAGCGCCTAAGCCTTGGGAATATCATCGGTGACCCATTTGCCTTGGCCACCATCTCCATTGCTTTT CTTGCCTGGATCATTTCCTTCTTCGGTTCCTTATTTGCCCACATCAATCAGCCACCAAATACCTCCGGAGTCAACAACTCCTTTCCCCTGTATACGTGGTGGGCTGTTGTGTTctacttcttcctcgtcgtcggcgttTTCATCGTTGTCGCTTCGGACAGCGTTCAGACCTATCATGTCGCCATTGTCGGATACCTCGGTTGCGGGCTTGTGCTGTCCACATCAGCAGTCCATGGCTTGATCTACTCCAACATTGGCTCTCGTGAGGCGGCTGCCGCCGGCATGATCCTGCTGGCCATGGTCACCATTGTCTGGATCTTCTACTTCGGTTCGGCCCCGTCGGCAGTGCCACGCGCTTACATTGACTCCTTTGCGCTCGCCAAGGAGTCATCCACCAACCGACAGACGATGAACACCGGTTACGGCATTGGCCGCCCCGAGACATCAACCTCGGTCCAGCCCCCACAGATGTACACAGCTCAGCTTAACGGTCTCGAGAACCCATCGCCTGTAGGAGGCATGCAGTCGTCTGGCATGCGCAACTCTGCTGTCCCCCCGCCTTTCCAGTCAACACTTGGTCAAAAGTCCAACGGCTTGCCAGGAAGCTCCGATGGGGACATTGCTCCTCCCACCGAATACCCGTACCGCGCCAAGGCCATCTACAGCTACGAGGCCAATCCCGAGGACGCCAACGAGATTTCATTCCAGAAGCACGAAATTCTCGAAGTCAGCGATGTCAGCGGCAGGTGGTGGCAAGCGAGGAAAGAAAATGGCGACACGGGTATTGCGCCAAGTAACTACCTCATTCTGTTATAG
- a CDS encoding hypothetical protein (COG:E; EggNog:ENOG503NWRV), whose translation MTGYSTVDSFVPGGSTAAMTQHRRTRSPKLGGGNASMMSSNINLLNTIVGAGTLAMPGAMSHFGVLWGALLIVWCGLTSAFGLYLQSRCARYLDRGTSSFFALSQITYPNAAVVFDAAIAIKCFGVGVSYMIIIGDLMPGVAEAFGSVDSGLPFLADRKFWITVFFLVFIIPLSFPKKLDSLKYTSIVALLSIGYLVILVVYHFGADEVPNNRDIRWVTWEGPTAALRSLPVMIFAYTCHQNMFSIVNEIKDNSPASIVGVIGSSIGSAASIYVLVAITGYLTFGNEVKGNIVSMYPPSIASTIAKAAIVILVTFSIPLQIHPCRASIDAVLRWRPGSSRPSGGGTGSQPLLPSGGAAGGGALDSHGAPVVAMSELRFALITSVILVLSYFTALSVETLDTVLAYVGSTGSTAISFILPGLFYYKISDPDSIFHQRLTKEDDDAEYSADDNDDDEESAAVTGSGLLDSVASLGSVISGRGGRRRCKKWRWDLEHLETGLIRKMALGLSIYGACVMVVCLAMNALFSAHH comes from the exons ATGACTGGGTATTCTACAGTGGATAGTTTTGTTCCTGGAGGTTCAACCGCTGCCATGACGCA ACATCGCCGTACACGGAGCCCCAAGTTGGGTGGAGGCAACGCCTCGATGATGAGCAGCAATATCAACCTGCTGAACACCATTGTGGGCGCCGGAACACTCGCCATGCCCGGCGCCATGTCGCATTTTGGTGTACTATGGGGAGCGCTGTTAATTGTGTGGTGCGGCTTGACATCGGCGTTTGGCTTGTACCTCCAGTCACGATGCGCACGTTACCTCGATCGGGGAACTTCGTCCTTCTTTGCACTCTCGCAGATCACGTATCCCAACGCCGCCGTGGTGTTTGAtgccgccatcgccatcaagTGCTTTGGAGTTGGTGTTTCGTACATGATCATCATCGGAGACCTGATGCCCGGCGTTGCCGAGGCCTTTGGGAGTGTCGACAGTGGGCTGCCCTTCCTCGCGGACCGGAAGTTCTGGATAACTGTCTTTTTCTTGGTTTTTATCATACCGCTCAGCTTCCCCAAAAAGCTAGACTCGCTCAAGTACACCAGCATTGTTGCCTTGCTTTCGATTGGGTACTTGGTCATTCTGGTCGTGTACCACTTTGGCGCTGATGAGGTACCAAACAATCGGGACATTCGTTGGGTCACCTGGGAGGGCCCAACAGCTGCGCTGAGGAGCCTACCAGTCATGATCTTTGCCTACACTTGCCACCAGAAT ATGTTTTCTATCGTGAACGAGATCAAGGACAATTCACCCGCCAGTATCGTTGGCGTCATTGGATCCAGCATCGGATCTGCTGCCTCCATCTACGTCCTGGTCGCCATTACCGGCTACCTTACCTTTGGCAACGAGGTCAAGGGCAACATCGTCAGCATGTACCCGCCCTCGATTGCttccaccatcgccaaggcCGCTATTGTCATTCTCGTCACCTTCAGCATTCCTCTCCAAATCCACCCGTGCCGTGCATCAATCGACGCGGTACTGCGCTGGCGTCCCGGAAGTTCGCGTCCATCGGGCGGCGGAACCGGAAGCCagccccttcttccctcagGAGGAGCTGCCGGCGGTGGCGCCCTGGATAGCCACGGGGCACCTGTGGTTGCCATGTCGGAGCTTCGCTTTGCCCTCATTACCAGCGTCATTCTGGTGCTTAGCTATTTCACCGCGCTCAGCGTCGAGACGCTGGACACTGTGTTGGCCTATGTCGGTAGCACAGGCTCGACGGCCATCTCGTTCATCCTGCCGGGGTTATTTTACTACAAGATTAGCGATCCGGATAGTATCTTTCACCAGCGTTTGACcaaggaggacgacgatgcCGAGTATTCTGCCGatgacaacgacgacgacgaagagaGTGCTGCGGTCACTGGATCTGGTTTATTGGACAGTGTTGCCAGCTTGGGGAGTGTGATCAGCGGACGCGGTGGCAGGAGGAGATGCAAGAAGTGGAGGTGGGATTTGGAGCACTTGGAGACGGGGCTGATTCGCAAGATGGCTCTGGGTCTTTCGATTTACGGTGCCTGCGTCATGGTTGTTTGCCTGGCGATGAATGCACTCTTCAGCGCCCATCATTAA